ctgtctttatatcGACCGGGAACCCTCACAGACTTCAGAACTGATGCAGATATGAGGAGTGAGATTCCCAAGAAAGGATTTCTCTTTGGAAAAAATACCAGACATTGTGTGTGAGGGGAAGTAGATCCGCCGCCATCAGGAAAGCAACTCTTCATAAAAAcgtatattttgtttaatttgtgtgcTCTTACTTGTAGTCTTGGACATTTACTGAACATATTGTTCGCATTAACTCTTTGTCTTTTGATTACAGGAGAaatggggtgaatattgttgTATATCCTATAATTCATTGTGGAAACAGAGATATTTATGACCActctttgattttattgtctCAGCAAACCATTCGAGAGACccatctgcttttattttaaacggTCTCATTTGGCAAGCTCAAAAGTGGAATGCTTAGGCAGCATTAAAGTGTCTTGAGAACGGTACACTCAGAAAGTGCTCAGCGGTGCCACCCGCAAGCCGACGTTACGTTTGCTGCTGTGACATATTAACCACTTCAGAAAGGTCAGAATCTACTATTGTGCCATCAGCAGTTGGTTTTTCTTGCGTAGGGTTATAACGCTTGAGGTGGTTTCTTCACTCAATGCACTTGGTTTTGCTCGTACTTACAAAACAAAACGGTACTTATCCTGGCTTGCATTTAGATTATGgtgaaaatgaaccaaaatgaCCCTATCAACAACCTGAGCACTTGAAGCAATGAGCAGATTCCTGCAGGATCTgaatcaattaaaaaagaataatgcATCGCTGTCTCCCAATTagaagtttgtaaaaaaaaaaaaaaatttttaaagtgACTCAATGCTGTCTTCTGCTCATCTGCTCAGCTGCAGTCATTGCATTGCAGACGCCCCTGGGTCTGCAGTGTTCAGAGCTGACCATGCGTGGAGAGGAGTGGGACGGGGAAATTAATGCGCTTTCAAATCAAGCACAAGCTAACCAAATGTGACAGTCGGTATCTAACAAGGGTATATTTGTTTGGCTAGCCTGGTGAATTATGCAAACTCCCGACTTCTGTCCCGTCCTCCAGTCGGTCGGAAAATTCCACGCTACGTCTCTTTCGGAGTACTCAAAAATGTCCGCATTTCCCCCCTTTCAGATTGTTGCGAATGTCCTGAAGAGCTCAGTGACATGAAAACAATAGCATAGGCCCTGTGGGAAGCTGTCACAAGGGGCCACAATGTTGTTTTCATGAAATTGTAAATAGCgaaataaagtgaaatgttaatttatacagtaaattattgttattttgtatGTGAATGGGATATAATCTATCTTTTGTATAAGTGAAGTatctttgtagttttatttaatgtgtccTGGTTGTAAATAAACACTGTATGCATGTTTCTTAAGGCTGACTtgtgtctgtttctttttctgctccaTCACGATGATAAAACAGGCCTCATATCATCACCAGATTCAGCATCAGTCACTGAGAAGCATATGGGCCACAAATATCAGATCAAGCAAATCCCATTCCCTCGCAATCCATTTAAAGtctgttctgaaaaaaaaaagcaaaactgaacatcttttttcctttattgGATCAGGGCTTCATCGCTTGCAGGTTTGGGCATCTGCTCCACcttctttagtttcttttcttttttactttttcatgaaGCCAGATACTTATCAGACATGTGCAATGATCACACACACCCATCACGCATGGAGGATTTGGAGAAGCATGTGTGACCTGTTGGTTTTCCTCTGGGGTGAGGTGAAGCATGCGTGTTTTGGATGGATCAGCAGGAGTCCAGCTTTATAATTTGAGgaccaaagaaagaaaaaacgaAAACACAGGAGGATGTGGGATAAGCTGGCACTCTGGAGATGATTTCTTAATTCATAAAATGTGTTCCtacatacagttttttttaaagtttgctaaCTTTTCACTAgagttgagtttgtttttgaagaacatGTTTCTGTTGGTGCTCTAACAGAAACACCAACAGCTAAATAAAGCTGCTCCAAGTCAGCTTTATTTAGATAGCAATAACTTCAGATCTGATCAGAACACTcttataaaacagatttttaatcaGTGTTGACTTtcttggttaaataaaaaattgactGTAAATATTACAGTAAAACATATGTATCTTGCTATGTCACACAGTGAGGAGGATGAAATGGAGGTAAAACATCTCCTAAGCTCCCACAtggaaaactgcatttaaaaggTCCATCTTTGAGTCAACaggtctccatagcaaccattagaTGCTTCTCCTACATGCCAATCAGGAGAAAGTACTTGTTGGCATGATGAGTGTAACAATGTGGAGTTTAtatcaaaaagttgatttatttcagcagCTAAATTCAAGTGAGACACAGCTAACAGCTCAGGCAAGCACATTTAAGATGAGAAATTTACCTTAgataaacaacagcaacaaaaatattttccatacaGAGGTGCAGACTCAATTAAAGTGTCTTTAGTGCCATAACGAAGattgttattttgaaaaggtGCTTTTAATCTGATGTACCTGTTTTGGGATTTAATCCGATGAGACTTTTCTGTTCAGTTAGTTTCCAAACTAGGAGCTTTGAGCTGGAAATGATGTCACATCCAAGATGAGTcagaaaactgtgtttttaaggttgctgttgtttttaagtttccAGTAAGAGCCATAGAAGTTGATTATATATTTCTCTCCATTTTATGTCTTGATACACCAAAGGGACTTGATCACAAGGAGATATTTTACAATACCGCCAGAACTGCTAAAAGGGGATTTATACTGGCAATAATCACAACATTCTGTATTCAcagcggggggggggggaattcTTGTTTTTCCAACTAGGTACTTGCGAAATCCAACGTCCGGGTACAAAGGCATCACACCAAAAGAATGAGTCAGTATCTGGTAAAGTAAATCATCATGtgcaaaacatttgcaaaggGACCTCATCACCACTTGTAGGTATAGTGGAGGATCTGTAATGCTGTGGGGCTGCTTCTCTTTTGAATTATACTCCCATTagctgaaaaaaacattatctGATCTAAAAGATATAGCTAAACCATCTCAGTTCACAGACCTACATCCTATAAGAAACTTGTATGGTGCCTCACAGTCCTGAGCATCTGCAGAAATGGCCATctgttggaaaacaaaatcctcTTACCCCCTCTAATGGTGGCAGAATGAAAGAGCTATCTTTGTAACTCAGCTCTACAATAAAacagttgttttcatttgtttctaaaGCAGTCAGAGCCTATCTTGACTGCAGTCTTTGATTTAGAAATTTTAAGCGGAGCTTTCTCATCACTTCTTTGTGTCTCCTGTAAAAAGCCAGAGCCTGCAGCTCCCCTGTGGTCAGCCTTCCCAAAGCTGGGGAAAAGACTTCGCTGTAAGCGGATCCCTCTGAATCCAAGACGACAAGTAATTTAGGGAACAATGAGACAAAAGGAGGCAGTGTCTGGTTACTGCAGGGATAGGAAAGTGAGAAGAAAGGGGGACAAAAGCTGCCCCTTTTTGCACTCAAGAGAACTGGAGTCAGGCAGATTTGCAGAAGTTCCTCTTCTCTGAGATATTAGTCAAATAtgctttggggaaaaaaaagaaaatactgctTATCTGACACAGGAAATTTGCAATGTTTGTCATTtgtggtaaatatattataaaacatatatactTGTTTGTAGTAAGCCAAGGTGGCATCTCTGTTGTTCTAACTGGAAGCTCTGCCCTCCTCTGTAGGAACTGAGTGTTCAGCCATCTCTGTATGTTACCACGATTGACTCAAGGTTTTGGTGAATCAAATTTAAACCACCTGATAAGGATTTAACATTTCACTGCAGTTCTACAGATGGCCAGTAGAGAGCAGCAGCAATCCATCTTCACCTGCGGCCTTTTCATCAGAGGAGGAAGAGCTAGGTTGCGCAACTTGGCAACATGGCGGCGTCCGTAAGGCTGTTGGTCCGTCGCCTGGCTCGCCTTTCCCACAAAAACATTACTTCTTCAGCTGCTACTGTTTCATGCCGCCCAGGCTGCTGTTTGGGCCCGTCTTCCTCTCGCTGCATTAGCGACACAGCAGAGGACAGAAGCACACACTTCGGGTTTGAAAAGGTGCCCGAGGCAGAAAAGGCGAAGAGAGGTAAGTCGGTGAAGACAGGACGACCGCTCACAGAAGTCCGTTAGAAATCCTGTTGTTTATAGCTTTTCACCCTTATTTCTTCTCTCGTGGTAAACCTTTAGGAAGAGTTCATTGGTGTTTTTTGAATCTTGAggatttgtttgaaaattcGGCTTATAATTTAGCATTATGATTGTACTTTAATTATCTTAACAATTTTAAACTTGCTCTCTGGTGCTCAGTCCTGTACCTGAACCAGGATTAACACACACAGGGACGGAATATCATATTAACTGCAAATATGTAATCTACCATCATATTTACTAAATACAAGATAACCAAGttaaaattgtttatatttacaGAGTACTTGCTATTAAACTCAGTTAAATTATCCCAGCACTCAATTGACTGACTGGTTATGCTTAATGAAAAGTACCtaagcaaacaaaacacagggTATTATGATCATATTCATATGCAGAAGGCAAGACATTTATAGAATAACCGTCACAACAGAAAGGTCAGATGGCCTACCAACTTTATTTCATAAAGTACTTTAAAATGATAAGAGCTGAAACAAAAAGTAGCATGTAACTGCAAACTCTCCAACCCCCCtcctaaaacaacaaatatgatgtaagaatgataaaaaatttaaacatgtttaatgagCTTTCAATAGGAAATGTTTGACTGAACATTTCTGTGGTTTTAAAATAGCAACTTAAATTTAAGTTCTTGATTAAAGCTCATTCctatggaaaaaaagaaatagaatgTAATGCAAAAGGCAGATTATTAGTTCTtacatttagatgttttttctttctaacttCTTTAGCCTTGGCTCTGACACTTTGCTCATTATGATTAGCTAGCATGGTAATATGGCAAAACTCTCcataatctgtatttttttttatttagttgctGAAGCTTTTACTGTAACAGtttgtcctttttgtttttaatttcagtctACAAGGTGTTTGAGAATGTGGCGCAGAAATATGACGTCATGAATGATGCCATGAGCCTTGGCGTCCATCGGCTGTGGAAGGACATGCTGCTGCACGTCATGCACCCGCAGCCTGGTGCTCGGCTCCTCGATGTGGCCGGAGGAACAGGTAGACACAAGTTAGCTGAACATCCAGCTGAATCCTCCCCTGGCATCATATTTGCATCATGTACCTTTATCCACCCCCAGGCGATATTTCTTTTCGTTTCCTGGACTATATTTTGTATCAGCAAGAGAGACGGAAGCGCCGAGCAGCGGCTTCCAGCCAGAccccatcatggcaggacattTCTGACAAGTATCCCACTGAGGACAGACCCCAGGAGTCCAGGGCTGTCGTTTGTGACATCAACAAGGAGATGCTGAAAGTGGGCAAACAGAGAGCAGACAGCATGGGCATCACATCTGGTAGGCTTCAGACCAGTGCAGGTGTTGAATTGGTGTGATATCTGTAAAGGCAGatcagaatttaaataaaaggtaGCACTGTGAAAGACTCACTTCAGCTGATCAAAAGCTGCTGTTTGTTGATTGCCTCTGTGTACCAGGGCTGTCATGGGTGGTGGGAGATGCAGAGGAGCTGCCCTTTGATGATGACCAGTTTGATATTTACACCATCGCCTTTGGCATTCGAAACGTCACTCATATCGATCAGGTAACtgagaaaattatgaaaatctAGAGAAATTGCACTCAGTAATTCTACTTTAAACACACAAGAGTACAGTCTATTAGTTAAAAACAGGTTTGTAGATTCATTTGACCTATTGTTCATGGCAAATTTTAAACCAAGTGAAAATTGAAAGattaaaattgacttttttttttagggaaaatGTTATCAGATGTGATCTATATGCTGTGTTTTACAGCTGGTACTTAATACCTTTGTCATATTAAGTTTTGATTTGCTATGAAATAAAGCAGCTTCTAGTTTATGCCATATATATCTACCTTTTTTTGCAGGAACTATTTCtcaatttcaattcagtttcaaTTTCCTATTTATTTTGCATCTCTAAACAATATGAAGAGACAGTTTGGGGGCAGTCACAAAGTGTCAGTGAGCAAAACTTGTATTCTACAAAAATTTGTATTCTTATTCTAGGGTATAATCGTCTTTTTTGAGCTATATTGAATAAATGCTACTCGTATGCACATTCttagaaaatctgaatttgcTTTTAGCATTTTCCACGTTTGAGGTGtggaaaaaatctaaatgcatagaaaaatgtttacagattATATTCCTCAATCCTCtatcaattttttatttgtttttataagatATTGATTGTAACTAACCAAATAGAAACTTTTAGTTTTAGCCAGCTTATTGatggaattatttttttgagttCCTGACAAAGAACGCTTATATAAATGCACattcattttataaaacagattttataaaaagCTAACAAATGTTATTTATCCTGATAAATaacttgttaatttatttattattgtttgtagACCCTTCAAGAGGCTCTGCGTGTCCTGAAGCCCGGTGGAAGATTCATGTGCTTAGAGTTCAGCAAAGTCACCAATCCTGTTCTTGCAAAGTAAGTCGCATTGTAAAATGTAACGCTGTGTATGATTGGATGGGGCTGGATGTTTGAACCATTTGAAGGATTTAGAGCTTAATTCCTTTTGAGCTGAAATGAAAACGTTTATcttcttttcacttttcagactttacGATGTGTACAGCTTCCAGGTGATCCCAGTTTTAGGAGAGGTGATCGCTGGAGACTGGAAGTCATATCAGTATTTGGTGGAGAGCATTCGCAAGTTCCCTgatcaggtaaaaaaaattgtcaatttCTTTTAGATTTGTATTTCCTGTATGGTTATCTTGAGGTATTTAGGTGACtcttatcaacatttttaaaaagattatcCTATATTTTACTAGTATTTGCTGCTCATACGTATTTTGTGAACTTGTAGTGTTGAGACCGATGAGTAAAGACTAAAACTATGACATAAAGAAaggtaatattttttatctaaggaggatatttgatcatttatctCAAGTTTGCATAATAATTAATTGACAAGATATCAAATAAGTAGAGAAAACTTAGATTATTTATTGATGTattttaaatgggttttttttaagctttgcaGTACGTTTTCCACTCTGTTAATAAAACTGAGGGAACAGATCACATGTACTGAATAATATATGCATTTGAAAGcataagtttacatacaccgaATTGTTTCCTcactgtttcttgttttaggtcagttggAATTGccaaaataatttagatttgctaaataccacaataatgagagagaaaaaatttcaaatttattgattaaCGTCttaaaaatcagaagtttacatacagacTAATTCAATGAGGGGAAGACCAAATGATGATGTAATTGTTTTGGAAACTTTGGAGTTCATTAAGGCAGAACTCTGTGTAAACGTCTGGTTTGAAATATAATTCTATTTCTGTGTTGTGGCAACACTGAAGAGAACAAACCTCCAGGTTTGCtgtcatttattgaaatatagTCTTGGATTTGGCTTTGACACATTGATTGTAGTTAATTTTAAGAGAgcaggaaatgtttctgttttgtcttttcctgaACGCTGGAAGCACCATCATGGCCACATTCCCACTAGTACATTTTAAAGTCAGAGTTTGttctctgaaagaaaaaatatgtttgcaaattaagaagaaacatcatgttggaaatgtttacttttataaGATCAGAAAAACTTGCTTCAAAGACTGCTGCTGAAGGAGTTCCAAAGTTAAGCTTAACCGCAATTCAACTCAGAAACTTTACAGCATGTCACTTTGTGGATTCTCCTTTTAATCCTTCTCTTTTGCAGGAGGAGTTCAAAGGAATGATTGAAGATACAGGTTTCTTCTGTGTGCAGTACTTCAACTTCACAGGTGGAGTAGTGGCTCTTCACTCAGGTTTCAAGCTGTGAGCTGCACTCTAAATGCCTCCCGTAggaatacaaaaaagaaaactgtcaaaACTGATGTGTCACAGACTGATTTCAGACACGAAGCCTCAGAGGCTCTCAGCAGATTCTGCTGCATAATGACAGAAAGGCAGAGGTCAgtggttatttatttacatatgtgGAAAGCGGTTTTTGTGTTTGCACTTATGGTTGTTCAGATAACTCCAcactaaagtttgttttcactgcctctgctgtacaaaaatatttttgcaacagtctcatttgaataaataaaacctaaagTAACTCATTTCAGTATTTGAATTTGTCATTCATATATaatagttttcttattttgctcCAATTTAGACATTTATGAGATTCTCACTATTTCATAAccaagtaaaaatataattggagttttttttattaaatttataattACACATGAGGTATGATTTAATTAATGTGAAAAGCCAAGATTCAGCTTCATAGAATTAGAAAAATGCATTTGaccaataaaatgatttcagtAGCAAAAGATTTTACCTGAACAATCATAGGAAAAACTGTGTTGCTGACATCTTGCAAAATGGGGATAAACTACATAAACTGACagctatttttctttcaaagaaaattgAATAGTTGAGTGGAATTTAAAAGTATCAAAAGATTCAAATTTCAAGATTTGCCACACAGACATGGTCTGTCAGCAGATCAGGAGCATGCAGCTCTGAGGTCGTCACCATTTGTGCCATACATCCGGCAGAAACCTTCTCTGGTATCATTAAAATACCAGGGAAGGTATTTTAATGAACTTATAGTAAAAGTACAACAGAATAACTTTGTACCTTCTGTACaatctgaattaaaaacagactaaaCACACAGTTGCTTGAATTAAACTGTATATTTTACAGATCTTTGTACACTTTAACAAAACTGTATAGtactaaagttttaaaatcagtttttttggtCAGAGAAGATTTAATCGTCTTGTGTGCAATTACCATGTATATACAAAGTCTCATGTTAGTGATTTTTCTctcataaagaaaacaaaaagcaaccaAATAACTCAAACGCTCATACACTGAACATAAGACATGGCTTAAAGATAAATAtattagcaaataaatattcagagaaCATAGTTCCATTTATGAAATGTGTTTGCTATACAGGTACAGAATATACACAGATCGATTTCtagcctctttttctttttaaacatttgtaatcgtatgacagaaaataattattcttagaaaattaaaaaatattaattttttacacatttttttatcttaagtgctagaaacaacaacagaaaaattaaatagtGACTCAAGTACCCGAAAATGTTATATTTGCCGTAGGTACATATCTCTATTGCAAAGGCAAAGATTAGATTCTCACTTGATTACAGCACTGggttaacttttataaataggGTTATTTCAGATTTTCCTCTGTGTAGAGAACGTGTATATTTCATAGAAacagtataaaaacaaaacagtctgcAGTACAAACAGAAAGGCATGAATGACAAGCATTGATATTGCATGAATGTATTATGCACGGCACGTTATGATTCAAACTGATACACTGTGGTATGTAGAACTGCATCATTTAACAAAAAGTCACAGTACAATAAGGAACCCTTATGAGATACAACTTTAGCTACTTTCCTTTGGCCTTAAGATACAAACTAGAATCTTTTACTGGTATAAGAGCACGCCTCATAGAGGAAACTGCTTAATTgacagcaaaaatacatttcttttggGTTTCCAAAATACCTGACGCAAATTGAGTCTGAATTTTGACCTTACGCAGTGTTTAATGTTGCTGTTAATATCTCACTAGAATAAGGCTCTAATGTTGCTTATGTCATACAGATAGGCCACAACGTAAAGAAATGAAATGCATAAACACATTCTTTATAGTGACTATAATATAAACCAGTGTCAGCCTTGCATTCACATTTCTTTGCTCTTCTGTATTTCATCATGTGGGCCCACAACTAGAGACCCAGTTGTCTCTAGTTGTTTATTTGCtcttcaaataaacaaaaaacaaacaatcatgTCTTTCTGTTTTGGTATAGCTATGTCCATATAATCATTTAGCTTTATAGGCTGTCATTATTCATCTGcacaaatagagaaaatataCAAATGCAGACATGCTTCCATAAATAGTAGACAGTGGACCCCTGGTATTTGCAAGAGCTGAATTCCATGTATACTTGGGGGCccctctaaaaatgcttaattGCAGAGTTTAATAGTTATGTACCATAATATGCAACAATACACTCAGTGGAAACAGTCCTGGCACTACCGCAGTAGCTAAAATCCACATTCTTCCTTATCTCTGCTCTTGGGGTTACAGCCAGTCAGCACTAAGAAAAGTGAAGGTATTTCATCTTCCCAATccgtttgaataattttttatttgccttACAAAAAGAATCTCTGAATAAGCAGGGGTCCACTGTGCTCTCGTTCCTTCAGCTTGCACGtacaaaattgtttaaatattaagaTTAAGATTTTATCTAAAATTAGGGCCTTTCTTGGTGGCGTACAACCTTTGAGTTGATGCCAATGAGCCTAATCAGCTTTGAGACATTAGGGGCCACAGGAATGAACATGATGCATTGCTTATCTTAGGGGGTGGGGGGAAAGATACCATTTCAGTAGAAATCCACACAATCTTAGATGATAACATTCAGCGCTCAAAGAGCAATTTTAGAGCAAGGCAACTAAAGGTTTTAAACGACTTGCTGACAGCGTACCACTATCCGACTTTTGACTCTTCTTTCCGGACTCGTGCTCATATTCCCAGATCTCCCTCATTTGTTGAAGTACTAGTTCCCTGTACGGTCAGGCTTGCAGAGAGCTGAGGGTGGAATAAAGCCCTCATCTCCTCAGCCTGACCCAGCTGTCCTGAGGGGAAGTACCTCTCCTTATGCTCATGGTGCTCCCCTGTCTGCAGCTCTGCCTCCATTGTTATGCTCACAGGTAAAAAGCTGCTCTGGGTCTCTGCCCCCAAACCCATTTCACAGTCTGTGTCCTCGGGAATTATGGGTATCCTGTGGTTGAGTTCGCAGCAGCCCTGTCCTAAGCAGGCATCCGAGTCCGAGTGTGCATACTGCACATTAACGGCGTAGTCCTCCGTGTAATGTCCCGCTGCGGCCCTGTGCACCTTCATCTCTTTGTAGAAGCAGCAGGGCAGCCCTTCATAGCTCACCTGCTCAGAAGGAGGATACAAGTGTTCGGGTGTGAAGTAGTTCTTAGGGGAGGAACTCTGAAAGTCTACACCCCGTTGACAATGTCCCGAGGCTACAGGCCCTGCTTGGTCCAAGTCCTGCCCTTTGCTTTCTGCATTGGGAGGAATCACCTCAAAACAGCAGCTACAGGCTGCAGCCCCAAGTTCTCCCGACTCCTCCTGAACCCCCGTCCCCCTGTCGGCTGCAGCGGCCTCTGGGGCCCCAGCTGAGGTAGTGCTCGTGTTAATGTTCTCCCTGGGTTCCAGTGACGAACGACTGCTGTAGTTGGGCTCCAAACTGCAGTTGGAGTGATGGTCCCCCGAGTTGTATCCCGATGCACCAGCCGGAAGCTGAAGGCAGTCATGTCCCAGTGGAGCAGGGATTGATGAGTCCTCAGTGGGGGCGGTGGTGCAACCCGAAGCACCCGGTTCCCCCGTGGAGCTCCTACAGGGACTCTTGCTCCTGTAGACATAAGGGTCGTAGTCGCTGCTCAGCGAGCTGCGGAAAGTGGAGCAGCTTCCGTAAACCCCCTGGTTGCTGACCTCGGTACAGTCCAACATGGAGTCGCTAGAGGAGCAGTGGCACTggccagagctgctgctgctgctgtcactaCCCGGACAGTCGGCGAGGTAACCGCTGCACACAGAGCGGTGGCCATGGTAACAGCTCAGGCCAGAAGTGCTGCCACTATCCACTACCCGTGAAGAAGAAGGAGGCGCCATGTGTACCACTGTGGGGTACAGGAGTCCTTGCTGGAAGGCTCTGCTGTGGTGGCCCTTGTGGGCTCCTGCCCCTCCTCCCAGCTGCCCAGTCAAAGGCCCTTGCGCCCCCTCTGGCTGCTGAGGGAAAGACAAGCCCTGGAAGTAGTAGTGTTGATACATAGTTTCATACTGGGAAAAACAAGCTGCTCGGGAGAAGCTGCGACCGTGGAACTTGGGTCGTTTAAAAGCGGTATGATGCTGCTGTGCGGAGTAGGCGGGGGGTCCGCGGTGCTCCAACCTGCAGTGGTGGGGGTTGAGTGAATGTTCCAGATGGAGGGCGGGGTGGTAACTCCGGAGGAAAGCCGACGTCGACTGGGGTGGGTACAGACCTTGAGGGTCCGAGTGCTGGTCCACCGTGAGAACGGTGATAGGGTTGCCATGGGGGTCCATGCTGGTTCTAGTCGGGTATGCCGTCACCTGGCCGGCACGGTGGACCCTGCCAGGATAATGGACCGGCAGCACCACCCGCTGCCTGCCGTGGAGCGAGCTGCCAGGGTCCATGCATGCTGGTCCTGGGTTTCCCTTCTTTTGTTCTGCGtcatagaaacagaaaataataaatggttAAACTTTTGCTAAAAATGACTGAACCGTGACCTTGAACAGGTTCGAACAGGTCCatggattataaaaaaaacatgctcatTACATTTTCTCACAAAATTAAATTCTTAGATAATGATTTTTGTCTGCTCAATTCTGCCCATCTTAGGCTTTCAGAATGAGTTGTTGtagggcctcctgtcactttaaatccaaataagctgcttctggccacgccccccTGAATGCAACTTTTACATTTGCACAGAAGAACAGCTGTAAATAGATGCGCAATTAtcatacatctttaaaaagcataagctaagcctcctgcacaaccagcaagaGTGCAGCAAGTGGTTCCTGGATGCTaaggcaacaacaaaacacttgtctatTCCAGCAGCTGTTGTACAGCGCATAGAgttgtaaaaccagctgaccaaacgtgcttgAGCTCTgcttgagttgctaggtaacgagcaGTGCCTACtaatttgtgatgttacattccGCTAATTTTGTAgacaccaaaacaacaaaagaactaCTTATTGCCAGAAAACGCCTGGgcggttttttttaagtgcttgggctgtttttagaagcctAAGCACTTGGGCTTCTTGAAGTAGAAAAAAGTTGGAAATTGCGTTCAAACATACCGATAATGTTGTGTCTACAGTGGGGACAGGTGTGATGCTGAAGCAGCCAGGGGTCAACGCATTTCTTATGAAACCTGTGAGCACAAGGGATCACCCGCAACTCCTGTagaggaaaagaggaggaattaatcaattcagtttatttaggtAACAccaattcacaaaaaaatgtcatcttGAAGTACTTTCCAAAACAGAGGGGTTTTAATTCATTATATACAGAAGCATATGATCAATTAAATGAACTACAATGTATGTGTATAGCAATCTTTGAATTTAGTCCTAATTATAACATAAACCAGTCAATCTCTGATTAGGTTAGTTGAGttctttgcagcaatccctcctGCTCAGCATC
The genomic region above belongs to Xiphophorus maculatus strain JP 163 A chromosome 12, X_maculatus-5.0-male, whole genome shotgun sequence and contains:
- the coq5 gene encoding 2-methoxy-6-polyprenyl-1,4-benzoquinol methylase, mitochondrial; its protein translation is MAASVRLLVRRLARLSHKNITSSAATVSCRPGCCLGPSSSRCISDTAEDRSTHFGFEKVPEAEKAKRVYKVFENVAQKYDVMNDAMSLGVHRLWKDMLLHVMHPQPGARLLDVAGGTGDISFRFLDYILYQQERRKRRAAASSQTPSWQDISDKYPTEDRPQESRAVVCDINKEMLKVGKQRADSMGITSGLSWVVGDAEELPFDDDQFDIYTIAFGIRNVTHIDQTLQEALRVLKPGGRFMCLEFSKVTNPVLAKLYDVYSFQVIPVLGEVIAGDWKSYQYLVESIRKFPDQEEFKGMIEDTGFFCVQYFNFTGGVVALHSGFKL
- the znrf3 gene encoding E3 ubiquitin-protein ligase ZNRF3 isoform X2, which encodes MMIFPRRGSARVPDSLVPVIWLLAASLGAVLAKDTAFVEVVLFESSPNGDYTTYTTGLQGRFSEAGATISAEGEIVQMHPLGLCNNNDEEDLYEYGWVGVVKLEQPELDPSCLTVLGKAKRAVQRGATAVIFDVSENPDAIDQLNQVAEDPLKRPVVYVKGNDAVKLMNIVNKQKVARARIQHRPPRPTEYFDMGIFLAFFVVVSLVCLILLIKIKLKQRRSQSSMNRMAIQALEKMETRKFKAKGKGLRESSCGASDSLSSSSTSDCAICLEKYIDGEELRVIPCAHRFHKKCVDPWLLQHHTCPHCRHNIIEQKKGNPGPACMDPGSSLHGRQRVVLPVHYPGRVHRAGQVTAYPTRTSMDPHGNPITVLTVDQHSDPQGLYPPQSTSAFLRSYHPALHLEHSLNPHHCRLEHRGPPAYSAQQHHTAFKRPKFHGRSFSRAACFSQYETMYQHYYFQGLSFPQQPEGAQGPLTGQLGGGAGAHKGHHSRAFQQGLLYPTVVHMAPPSSSRVVDSGSTSGLSCYHGHRSVCSGYLADCPGSDSSSSSSGQCHCSSSDSMLDCTEVSNQGVYGSCSTFRSSLSSDYDPYVYRSKSPCRSSTGEPGASGCTTAPTEDSSIPAPLGHDCLQLPAGASGYNSGDHHSNCSLEPNYSSRSSLEPRENINTSTTSAGAPEAAAADRGTGVQEESGELGAAACSCCFEVIPPNAESKGQDLDQAGPVASGHCQRGVDFQSSSPKNYFTPEHLYPPSEQVSYEGLPCCFYKEMKVHRAAAGHYTEDYAVNVQYAHSDSDACLGQGCCELNHRIPIIPEDTDCEMGLGAETQSSFLPVSITMEAELQTGEHHEHKERYFPSGQLGQAEEMRALFHPQLSASLTVQGTSTSTNEGDLGI
- the znrf3 gene encoding E3 ubiquitin-protein ligase ZNRF3 isoform X1; amino-acid sequence: MMIFPRRGSARVPDSLVPVIWLLAASLGAVLAKDTAFVEVVLFESSPNGDYTTYTTGLQGRFSEAGATISAEGEIVQMHPLGLCNNNDEEDLYEYGWVGVVKLEQPELDPSCLTVLGKAKRAVQRGATAVIFDVSENPDAIDQLNQVAEDPLKRPVVYVKGNDAVKLMNIVNKQKVARARIQHRPPRQPTEYFDMGIFLAFFVVVSLVCLILLIKIKLKQRRSQSSMNRMAIQALEKMETRKFKAKGKGLRESSCGASDSLSSSSTSDCAICLEKYIDGEELRVIPCAHRFHKKCVDPWLLQHHTCPHCRHNIIEQKKGNPGPACMDPGSSLHGRQRVVLPVHYPGRVHRAGQVTAYPTRTSMDPHGNPITVLTVDQHSDPQGLYPPQSTSAFLRSYHPALHLEHSLNPHHCRLEHRGPPAYSAQQHHTAFKRPKFHGRSFSRAACFSQYETMYQHYYFQGLSFPQQPEGAQGPLTGQLGGGAGAHKGHHSRAFQQGLLYPTVVHMAPPSSSRVVDSGSTSGLSCYHGHRSVCSGYLADCPGSDSSSSSSGQCHCSSSDSMLDCTEVSNQGVYGSCSTFRSSLSSDYDPYVYRSKSPCRSSTGEPGASGCTTAPTEDSSIPAPLGHDCLQLPAGASGYNSGDHHSNCSLEPNYSSRSSLEPRENINTSTTSAGAPEAAAADRGTGVQEESGELGAAACSCCFEVIPPNAESKGQDLDQAGPVASGHCQRGVDFQSSSPKNYFTPEHLYPPSEQVSYEGLPCCFYKEMKVHRAAAGHYTEDYAVNVQYAHSDSDACLGQGCCELNHRIPIIPEDTDCEMGLGAETQSSFLPVSITMEAELQTGEHHEHKERYFPSGQLGQAEEMRALFHPQLSASLTVQGTSTSTNEGDLGI